GTCGTCGAAATCCTTGACCACTTTCAATTCGACGATGATTGTTTCCTCGACCACCAGGTCCAACTTGTGGAGACCAATCTCGAGGTCATCGTAGTAGATGGGCACCTCGACCTGCTGTCTTGCTTGCAATCCTCTCTTCCGCAATTCAATCATCATCGCCGCTTCATATATCGACTCGATAAACCCCGGTCCCAACCGACGATGCACCTCAATCGCCGCCCCAATGATCTGCTCAGTCAAGGCTTCAAGTTCCAACGCCATCGTTCACTCCTCCTGCCTTCCTGGCTTCCTCATAAAAAACTCTTCGTAACAACTCTTCATCATTCATTCGGCTTGCCTTCTAAGCGCCGCTCGCTCCAGCGGGCGAAGAGCGAGAGGGGATAGCTCATCAGGAGATAGAGGACCGAGGTGATCGCCGCGAGTTGGACGATTGCGCCGGTGCTGAGCGCGAGGATCGAATAGCGCTTGGTGAGTTCCACGACCGTCACGACCGAGCAGACCGACGTGTCTTTGAACAACGCGATGAAATCGTTCGTCACCGGCGGGATCACGATCCGAAACGCCTGCGGCAGAATGATCCGCCGGATCGCCAGCGCGCGGCTCATCCCCAGCGACAGCGCCGCTTCCATCTGGCCGCGCGGCACTGCCTGCAAGCCGGCGCGGTAAATTTCCGCCTCGTAGGCCGAGTAGTTGATCGCCAGCCCGGCAATGGCG
Above is a window of Pirellulales bacterium DNA encoding:
- a CDS encoding GxxExxY protein, which gives rise to MALELEALTEQIIGAAIEVHRRLGPGFIESIYEAAMMIELRKRGLQARQQVEVPIYYDDLEIGLHKLDLVVEETIIVELKVVKDFDD